From the Buteo buteo chromosome 1, bButBut1.hap1.1, whole genome shotgun sequence genome, one window contains:
- the RASGEF1B gene encoding ras-GEF domain-containing family member 1B isoform X1 → MPQTPPFAAVFDSSGYNRNLYQSKEDNCGGLYYHENNLLSGSLEALIQHLVPNVDYYPDRTYIFTFLLSSRLFMHPYELMAKVCHLCIEQQRLSEPGLDKNRIRKIAPKILQLLTEWTETFPYDFRDERMMRNLKELAQRIASGDEMYWKNIQQLLQNLIRKLATVSQYEEVLAKINATSTDCPTVLKTKPQSIQRDIITVCNDPYVLAQQLTHIELERLNYIGPEEFVQAFVQKDPFDNDKSCYRDQKKTRNLEAYVEWFNRLSYLVATEICMPVKKKHRARVIEYFIDVARECFNIGNFNSLMAIISGMNMSPVSRLKKTWAKVKTAKFYVLEHQMDPSSNFYNYRTALRGAAQRSLTAHSNREKIVIPFFSLLIKDIYFLNEGCANRLPNGHVNFEKFWELAKQVSEFMMWKQVECPFERDRKILQYLLTVPVFSDDALYLASYESEGPENHIEKDRWKTLRSALLGRV, encoded by the exons ATGCCACAGACGCCTCCCTTTGCAGCTGTGTTTGACAGCAGTGGCTACAACAGGAACCTGTATCAGTCAAAAGAGGACAACTGTGGAGGGCTCTATTACCATGAGAACAACCTCCTGTCTGGGTCTCTGGAAGCTCTGATCCAGCACTTGGTACCCAATGTAGATTACTATCCTGAT AGGACATATATCTTCACCTTCCTTCTCAGTTCACGCCTGTTCATGCATCCGTATGAGCTCATGGCCAAAGTCTGCCATCTGTGCATTGAGCAGCAGAGACTAAGTGAGCCTGGCTTGGACAAG AACCGGATACGAAAAATTGCGCCCAAAATCCTACAGTTGTTGACTGAATGGACAGAGACGTTTCCTTATGATTTCCGAGATGAAAGAATGATGAGGAACTTAAAGGAGTTGGCACAGAGAATAGCCAGTGGTGATGAG ATGTATTGGAAGAACATACAGCAGCTCCTCCAGAACCTGATTCGGAAGCTCGCCACTGTTAGCCAGTATGAGGAAGTACTTGCAAAAATTAATGCCACGTCCACAGACTGCCCCACGGTTCTGAAGACCAAGCCCCAGTCCATCCAGAGGGACATAATCACAGTCTGCAATGATCCCTATGTGTTAGCTCAGCAGCTGACACACATAGAGCTT GAGAGGCTCAATTATATTGGACCAGAAGAATTTGTCCAGGCGTTTGTGCAAAAGGATCCTTTCGATAATGACAAG AGCTGCTACAGAGATCAAAAGAAGACCCGGAATCTGGAAGCCTATGTGGAATGGTTTAACAGGCTCAGTTACTTGGTTGCAACAGAAATCTGTATG CCTGTGAAGAAGAAGCACAGAGCAAGAGTGATAGAATATTTCATTGATGTGGCACGGGAATGTTTTAACATTGGCAACTTTAACTCCTTAATGGCTATTATTT CTGGCATGAACATGAGTCCTGTGTCTCGGTTAAAGAAAACTTGGGCAAAAGTGAAGACAGCCAAATTTTATGTTCTTGAG CATCAGATGGACCCTTCTAGCAATTTTTATAATTACCGAACTGCTCTGCGTGGAGCCGCTCAAAGGTCCTTGACAGCTCATAGCAACAGAGAGAAG ATTGTAATACCTTTCTTCAGCCTCTTGATCAAAGATATTTACTTCCTCAATGAGGGTTGTGCCAATCGTCTTCCAAATGGTCATGTCAATTTTGAA AAATTTTGGGAACTGGCAAAACAAGTCAGTGAATTTATGATGTGGAAGCAAGTGGAGTGTCCTTTTGAAAGGGATCGGAAGATTCTGCAGTACTTGCTCACTGTCCCAGTCTTCAGTGATGATG CACTTTACTTGGCTTCCTATGAAAGTGAAGGTCCCGAGAATCACATTGAAAAGGACAGATGGAAGACGCTAAG GTCAGCGCTTCTGGGCAGAGTCTAG
- the RASGEF1B gene encoding ras-GEF domain-containing family member 1B isoform X2 — protein MPQTPPFAAVFDSSGYNRNLYQSKEDNCGGLYYHENNLLSGSLEALIQHLVPNVDYYPDRTYIFTFLLSSRLFMHPYELMAKVCHLCIEQQRLSEPGLDKNRIRKIAPKILQLLTEWTETFPYDFRDERMMRNLKELAQRIASGDEMYWKNIQQLLQNLIRKLATVSQYEEVLAKINATSTDCPTVLKTKPQSIQRDIITVCNDPYVLAQQLTHIELERLNYIGPEEFVQAFVQKDPFDNDKSCYRDQKKTRNLEAYVEWFNRLSYLVATEICMPVKKKHRARVIEYFIDVARECFNIGNFNSLMAIISGMNMSPVSRLKKTWAKVKTAKFYVLEHQMDPSSNFYNYRTALRGAAQRSLTAHSNREKQVPVKRESCTEIPFRNYV, from the exons ATGCCACAGACGCCTCCCTTTGCAGCTGTGTTTGACAGCAGTGGCTACAACAGGAACCTGTATCAGTCAAAAGAGGACAACTGTGGAGGGCTCTATTACCATGAGAACAACCTCCTGTCTGGGTCTCTGGAAGCTCTGATCCAGCACTTGGTACCCAATGTAGATTACTATCCTGAT AGGACATATATCTTCACCTTCCTTCTCAGTTCACGCCTGTTCATGCATCCGTATGAGCTCATGGCCAAAGTCTGCCATCTGTGCATTGAGCAGCAGAGACTAAGTGAGCCTGGCTTGGACAAG AACCGGATACGAAAAATTGCGCCCAAAATCCTACAGTTGTTGACTGAATGGACAGAGACGTTTCCTTATGATTTCCGAGATGAAAGAATGATGAGGAACTTAAAGGAGTTGGCACAGAGAATAGCCAGTGGTGATGAG ATGTATTGGAAGAACATACAGCAGCTCCTCCAGAACCTGATTCGGAAGCTCGCCACTGTTAGCCAGTATGAGGAAGTACTTGCAAAAATTAATGCCACGTCCACAGACTGCCCCACGGTTCTGAAGACCAAGCCCCAGTCCATCCAGAGGGACATAATCACAGTCTGCAATGATCCCTATGTGTTAGCTCAGCAGCTGACACACATAGAGCTT GAGAGGCTCAATTATATTGGACCAGAAGAATTTGTCCAGGCGTTTGTGCAAAAGGATCCTTTCGATAATGACAAG AGCTGCTACAGAGATCAAAAGAAGACCCGGAATCTGGAAGCCTATGTGGAATGGTTTAACAGGCTCAGTTACTTGGTTGCAACAGAAATCTGTATG CCTGTGAAGAAGAAGCACAGAGCAAGAGTGATAGAATATTTCATTGATGTGGCACGGGAATGTTTTAACATTGGCAACTTTAACTCCTTAATGGCTATTATTT CTGGCATGAACATGAGTCCTGTGTCTCGGTTAAAGAAAACTTGGGCAAAAGTGAAGACAGCCAAATTTTATGTTCTTGAG CATCAGATGGACCCTTCTAGCAATTTTTATAATTACCGAACTGCTCTGCGTGGAGCCGCTCAAAGGTCCTTGACAGCTCATAGCAACAGAGAGAAG CAAGTCCCTGTCAAGAGAGAGAGCTGCACTGAGATACCCTTCAGGAATTATGTGTAA